GAACTGAGAGCCTGTGAATCTTTCGGGGGGAGTCACCGGACTCGCGATGATTTATAGTGATCACGTTTTTTTCCTCCCAGGAAGATTGGATTGGGCGATGACCTCTGGATTGTTCGACGAGCTGCCCGAGCAGCCGCTGCCGGCACTTGCGGGCGGCGGTCGGCCGCGGCTTCGGATGGCGGAACGGCGGCAGGTGGAGTTGCGGGCGGTCAGCCTGGACGACCTGGTTGCGGCCGATCACCGGGTGCGCTTGGTGTGGGGTTTCGTGGAGGGGCTGGATCTGACGCCGCTGTACGCGGAGATCAAGGCGGTGGCGGGTCGTCCGGGCCATCCGCCGGCCGACCCGCGGATCCTGGTGGCGTTGTGGTTGTACGCGACGGTGAAGGGGATCGGCAGCGCCCGCGAACTCGCCCGCCTGTGCGAGGAGCATATCGCGTTCCAGTGGCTGTGCGGAGGCGTGGGCATGAACCACAAGACCCTGTCCGATTTCCGGGGCGCCCAGGGTCCGGTGCTGGACGGTCTGCTGGTCGACAGCTTCGCCGCCCTGATCGAGGCCGGCGTCGCGAGCCTGGATCGGGTGGCCCAGGACGGCGTGCGGGTGCGGGCCTCGGCCGGTGCGGCGTCGTTTCGCCGGCACGCGACCCTGGAGGCCTGCCATCGGCGGGCGAAGACGGAGGTGGAGCGGCTGCGCCGGGAGCTCGACGCCGATCCCGGGGCGGCGTCGCGCCGTGAGGCGGCGGCGCGCCGGCGGGCGGTCGAGGACCGCGAGCGCCGGGTCGGCGAGGCCTTGGCGATCACCGAGGCGTTGCAGGCGGCGCACCAGGAGCGGGCGCGCCGGCGCGCCGAACGTGCGGCCAAACGCGGCGAGACGGACGATGGCAAGCAGCCCGAGCCCGAGCCGAAGCCTGAGCCGCGGCCCGAGCCCGAGCCGAAGCCTGAGAACGAGCCGCGGGCCTCGACCACCGACGCCGAAGCGCGGGTGATGAAGATGGCCGACGGCGGCTTCCGGCCGGCCTACAACGTCCAGTTCGCCGCCGACACCAAGAGCGGCGCGGTGGCCGGCGTGTCGGTGGACAACGTTGGCTCGGACATGGGCAAGATGGCGCCGATGAACGACGCCCTGGCCGCCGCCTACGGCCGGCGGCCACCCCAGCATCTGGCCGATGGCGGTTTCGCCAGGCTGGACGACATCAACACCCTGGCCCAAGCCGGGGTGACGACCTTTGTTCCCGTGCCGGCGCCCAAGGACAAGTCCCGCGACCGCCACCTGCCCCGCCCGGACGACCCGCCGGAAGTGGCCGGCTGGCGACGACGCATGGCAACCGAGGAAGCCAAAACCATCTACAAGGAACGGGCAGCCACGGCCGAATGCGTGAACGCCCAGGCGCGTAACCGTGGCCTCACCCGGTTCATCGTGCGCGGCATCGACAAGGTCAAGGCGGTCGCCCTGTGGCACGCCCTCGCCCACAACATGGCCTGTTCCTGGCGTTTGGCCGCCACCTGACCCGACACAAACGGACCCTCCCGGACACCACCGGGAAACGCCGCAAACCGACAACCAGACCCCGGCGGCGACGCGCATTCTCACGGTCCGTCCGCTCGTCTCATCGGCCAAGCCACGCCAATGCCATCCCGCAGCCGGTCTCACATCCCAGGCTCTCCGCGAAACCGCA
This Kiloniellales bacterium DNA region includes the following protein-coding sequences:
- a CDS encoding IS1182 family transposase produces the protein MTSGLFDELPEQPLPALAGGGRPRLRMAERRQVELRAVSLDDLVAADHRVRLVWGFVEGLDLTPLYAEIKAVAGRPGHPPADPRILVALWLYATVKGIGSARELARLCEEHIAFQWLCGGVGMNHKTLSDFRGAQGPVLDGLLVDSFAALIEAGVASLDRVAQDGVRVRASAGAASFRRHATLEACHRRAKTEVERLRRELDADPGAASRREAAARRRAVEDRERRVGEALAITEALQAAHQERARRRAERAAKRGETDDGKQPEPEPKPEPRPEPEPKPENEPRASTTDAEARVMKMADGGFRPAYNVQFAADTKSGAVAGVSVDNVGSDMGKMAPMNDALAAAYGRRPPQHLADGGFARLDDINTLAQAGVTTFVPVPAPKDKSRDRHLPRPDDPPEVAGWRRRMATEEAKTIYKERAATAECVNAQARNRGLTRFIVRGIDKVKAVALWHALAHNMACSWRLAAT